A single region of the Candidatus Eisenbacteria bacterium genome encodes:
- a CDS encoding glycosyltransferase — protein sequence MSPALRVDAIIPALDEADSLGRVLDLLPSPPVRRVIVADNGSTDSTPRIARDHGATWVFEPRRGYGAACLKGIEALAQDPPDVVLFLDADLSDDPAEAGTVLGPILDGRADLVIGSRTAGTREPGALAPHARFGNWLATRLLQALYGVRYTDLGPFRAIRYDSLKRLGMADRDFGWTVEMQVKAARLGLRYAEVPVRYRRRVGRSKISGTLGGSIRAGMKILGTIFADYLTKGPPRAGVSRPLGGSPRPGAPS from the coding sequence GTGAGCCCCGCGCTCCGCGTCGACGCGATCATCCCCGCGCTCGATGAAGCCGATTCCCTGGGACGGGTGCTCGACCTGCTCCCCTCCCCCCCGGTGCGGCGCGTCATCGTGGCGGATAACGGCTCGACCGATTCGACCCCCCGAATCGCCCGCGACCACGGCGCCACGTGGGTCTTCGAGCCGCGCCGAGGCTACGGCGCCGCCTGCCTCAAGGGCATCGAGGCGCTCGCCCAGGATCCCCCCGACGTGGTGCTTTTCCTGGACGCGGATCTGAGCGACGACCCGGCCGAGGCCGGGACCGTGCTCGGCCCGATCCTCGACGGGCGCGCGGATCTTGTGATCGGATCCAGGACCGCGGGGACGCGTGAGCCCGGGGCGCTCGCCCCGCACGCGCGGTTCGGGAATTGGCTCGCGACGCGCCTCCTCCAGGCGCTCTACGGGGTGCGCTACACGGACCTCGGACCCTTCCGGGCCATCCGATACGATTCGCTGAAGCGGCTGGGCATGGCGGACCGCGATTTCGGCTGGACGGTGGAGATGCAGGTCAAGGCGGCACGCTTGGGACTACGGTACGCCGAGGTCCCGGTCCGCTACCGCCGCCGCGTCGGCCGCTCGAAGATCTCCGGCACCCTCGGGGGCTCAATCCGGGCAGGCATGAAAATCCTGGGTACCATCTTCGCGGACTACCTGACGAAGGGCCCCCCTCGCGCGGGGGTTTCGCGTCCGCTCGGCGGCTCCCCGCGCCCGGGGGCACCTTCTTGA